The following are from one region of the Candidatus Aminicenantes bacterium genome:
- a CDS encoding nickel-dependent hydrogenase large subunit, translated as MTQRIVIDPITRIEGHLRLEVELDEARTITKAYSSGTMVRGIEIILQGRDPREAWAFAQRACGVCTTVHAIASIRAVEDALGIRIPKAANIIRNMIIAQQYVHDHVMHFYHLHALDFVDVVSALAADPKKTSDIQQSLSSWPMSSPAYFADVRKKVQAIVDSGQLSLFSNAYWGHPAYKLPPEVNLLAVAHYLEALDWQSHVTKIHTIFGGKNPHPNFVVGGVPLPIDMNGDQSLNAAKLSVIADSIAKINQFVDQVYIPDLLAIAPYYLDYAALGEGLGNFLTWGEFPGEDIADLSKYVVPRVLILNRDLKNVVVPDPRDFERMKEFIAHSWYTYQKGDQAGLAPWEGETVFNFTGPKPPFQQLDVAGKYSWLKAPRWNETPVEVGPLARVLAMYAVGHKPTVGLVNVVLDKLKAPASALFSTLGRTAARGIETKVFSDLLTGFFDELMEEIKGGRTETFNGEKWDPSTWPRRAQGFGFMEAPRGALGHWVVIEGGKIKNYQMVVPTTWNASPRDHKDQPGAYEASLVGTHLAVPDQPLEILRTIHSFDPCMACAIHMIDAEGRSAGEVGTGFNVVCPD; from the coding sequence ATGACCCAACGCATCGTCATCGATCCCATCACCCGCATCGAGGGCCATCTGCGCCTGGAAGTCGAACTGGACGAAGCCCGGACAATCACCAAGGCCTATTCATCCGGGACCATGGTCCGGGGCATCGAGATCATTCTCCAAGGGCGCGATCCCCGGGAGGCCTGGGCTTTCGCCCAGCGGGCCTGCGGCGTTTGCACGACGGTCCACGCCATCGCCTCGATCCGCGCGGTCGAGGACGCCTTGGGCATCCGGATCCCCAAGGCGGCCAACATCATCCGCAACATGATCATCGCCCAGCAATACGTCCACGATCACGTCATGCACTTCTATCACCTGCATGCCCTGGACTTCGTGGACGTCGTCTCCGCCCTGGCCGCCGATCCGAAGAAGACATCCGACATCCAGCAGAGCTTGTCCTCCTGGCCGATGTCCTCGCCCGCCTACTTCGCGGACGTCCGCAAAAAGGTGCAGGCGATCGTCGACAGCGGGCAGCTGTCGCTCTTCAGCAACGCCTACTGGGGGCATCCGGCCTACAAGCTGCCGCCCGAGGTGAACTTGCTGGCCGTGGCCCATTACCTGGAGGCGTTGGACTGGCAGTCGCACGTCACCAAGATCCACACCATTTTCGGCGGCAAGAATCCTCACCCCAACTTCGTCGTCGGCGGCGTGCCGCTGCCGATCGACATGAACGGGGATCAGTCGCTGAACGCCGCGAAGCTGTCCGTCATCGCCGATTCCATCGCGAAAATCAACCAGTTCGTCGACCAGGTCTACATTCCCGACCTGCTGGCCATCGCGCCCTATTACCTGGACTATGCGGCGCTGGGGGAGGGCTTGGGCAATTTCCTGACCTGGGGCGAATTCCCCGGCGAAGATATCGCCGACCTCTCGAAATACGTGGTGCCCCGCGTGCTGATCCTGAACCGCGACCTGAAAAACGTCGTGGTGCCCGATCCGCGGGACTTCGAGAGGATGAAGGAGTTCATCGCCCACTCCTGGTACACCTACCAAAAAGGCGATCAAGCGGGGCTGGCCCCCTGGGAGGGCGAGACGGTCTTCAACTTCACGGGGCCGAAGCCTCCGTTCCAACAGCTTGACGTCGCGGGCAAATACTCCTGGCTCAAGGCGCCCCGCTGGAATGAAACGCCCGTGGAGGTCGGCCCCCTGGCCCGCGTCCTGGCCATGTATGCCGTCGGCCACAAGCCGACCGTCGGGCTGGTCAATGTGGTTCTGGACAAGCTGAAGGCGCCGGCCTCGGCCCTTTTTTCGACCCTGGGCCGAACGGCGGCGCGGGGCATCGAAACCAAGGTCTTTTCGGACCTCCTGACCGGCTTTTTTGACGAGCTGATGGAGGAGATCAAGGGCGGCCGCACGGAAACATTCAACGGCGAAAAATGGGATCCCTCGACTTGGCCGCGCCGAGCCCAGGGCTTCGGCTTCATGGAAGCGCCTCGGGGTGCCTTGGGGCACTGGGTCGTGATCGAAGGCGGCAAGATCAAGAACTACCAGATGGTTGTCCCGACGACGTGGAACGCGTCCCCCCGCGATCATAAGGACCAGCCCGGCGCCTACGAAGCCTCGCTGGTCGGCACGCACTTGGCCGTGCCGGATCAGCCGCTGGAGATCCTGCGGACGATCCACTCCTTCGACCCATGCATGGCCTGCGCCATCCATATGATCGATGCCGAGGGCCGATCCGCGGGCGAGGTCGGGACGGGCTTCAATGTCGTCTGCCCGGATTAA
- a CDS encoding (Fe-S)-binding protein produces the protein MTATTTAKTTAAMAAFVKETGGWVAGQLEACTRCGLCAEACHFYQALGNPEYAPVWKLEPLRKAYAQRFTVIGRLKRALHWEKSVSDADLAHWSTLVYEACTVCNKCAMVCPMGIQIGPLIHEVRTAMSAAGVVPADLLAAARKQEEVGSPLGVTETAWRERLDWIAEEWEVEIPVDKPGADTLAVFTSIELMKFPENLAAVATILNKAGESWTVSSPGREVVNFGYFESNERRTKLFLGRVFDAAKALGVKRIMISECGHAYEAFRWTAPNIMDVPPGLTVTHIVRVIYDLWKAGRIKLKAGAYADAPITFHDSCKIQRRGGHIKEPREILKILAGDSFREMDPCREQSMCCCGGGGVISIQEADPLRFAVFGMKIDQMKANGAQSVCMVCSNCRLQFTEGVAHFGFEVKVRGLTEMVAKALV, from the coding sequence ATGACCGCAACAACGACGGCGAAGACGACGGCGGCCATGGCTGCGTTCGTCAAGGAAACGGGCGGCTGGGTAGCCGGCCAATTGGAAGCCTGCACCCGCTGCGGACTGTGCGCGGAAGCCTGTCACTTCTACCAGGCCCTCGGCAATCCCGAGTATGCTCCGGTCTGGAAGCTGGAACCGTTGCGGAAGGCTTATGCGCAGCGCTTCACGGTGATTGGGCGTCTCAAACGGGCCCTTCACTGGGAGAAGTCGGTCAGCGACGCCGATCTGGCTCATTGGAGCACGTTGGTCTACGAGGCCTGCACCGTCTGCAACAAGTGCGCCATGGTCTGCCCGATGGGCATCCAGATCGGTCCGCTGATCCACGAAGTCCGCACGGCCATGTCCGCGGCGGGCGTCGTGCCGGCCGATCTGCTGGCCGCCGCCCGCAAGCAGGAGGAGGTCGGCAGCCCTCTCGGAGTGACCGAGACGGCCTGGCGCGAGCGTTTGGACTGGATCGCCGAGGAATGGGAGGTCGAGATCCCGGTCGACAAGCCGGGGGCGGACACCCTGGCCGTGTTCACCTCGATCGAGCTGATGAAGTTCCCGGAAAACCTGGCCGCGGTCGCGACCATTCTGAACAAGGCCGGGGAAAGCTGGACGGTCTCCAGCCCAGGCCGGGAAGTCGTCAACTTCGGCTATTTCGAGTCGAACGAGCGGCGGACCAAGCTGTTCCTGGGCCGGGTCTTCGACGCGGCCAAAGCCCTCGGCGTCAAGCGGATCATGATCTCCGAGTGCGGGCATGCCTACGAGGCTTTCCGCTGGACGGCCCCCAACATCATGGATGTTCCGCCGGGGCTCACGGTCACTCATATTGTCCGGGTGATCTACGACTTGTGGAAAGCGGGTCGGATCAAGCTGAAGGCGGGCGCCTATGCCGACGCCCCCATCACCTTCCATGATTCCTGCAAGATTCAACGACGAGGCGGCCATATCAAAGAGCCGCGTGAGATTTTGAAAATCCTGGCCGGGGATTCCTTCCGGGAGATGGATCCCTGCCGCGAGCAATCCATGTGCTGCTGCGGCGGCGGCGGAGTGATCTCCATCCAGGAAGCCGATCCGCTGCGATTCGCCGTCTTCGGCATGAAGATCGACCAGATGAAAGCCAACGGAGCCCAGTCCGTCTGCATGGTCTGCAGCAATTGCCGGCTCCAGTTCACCGAAGGCGTCGCCCATTTCGGGTTCGAGGTCAAGGTCCGCGGTTTGACCGAGATGGTGGCCAAGGCTTTGGTCTGA
- a CDS encoding hydrogenase small subunit, translating into MSEKTIYQQLREDGLSRRDFVKFCGLLSGMIGLEFTATGKALGAAARRDAAGVVAEALKSKTRLPIIWLELQDCAGCTEALSRSLSPSLSNLVLNRIAVDYQETLMAAAGVQAEEAKRRTMEKYRGQYVLVVEGSPCLGLDGAYCTIGGRSNLDILREAAAGAAAIIATGNCAAFGGLPGARPNPTEARGVMDIITDKPIVNIPGCPAIPDVTTGVIAHFLVMGALPKTDALKRPLAFYGHTIHDHCLRRPFYEAGEFAEDFGGQGAREGWCLYELGCKGPTTYNACSSLKWERGLSFPVQSGHPCLGCSEPHFWDGGGFYQGQSAPLAKPGSGATGLAAGAGVVLGAALAGANRVGKRAAGKKTAAPPKAD; encoded by the coding sequence ATGTCGGAAAAGACGATTTACCAGCAGCTTCGAGAGGATGGACTGTCCCGCCGCGATTTCGTGAAGTTCTGCGGGCTCCTGTCAGGCATGATCGGGCTCGAGTTCACCGCCACTGGAAAAGCCCTCGGCGCCGCGGCCCGGCGGGATGCTGCCGGTGTCGTCGCCGAAGCGCTCAAGTCCAAGACCCGTCTGCCGATCATCTGGCTGGAGCTTCAAGATTGCGCCGGCTGCACGGAGGCCTTGTCGCGCTCGCTCTCGCCGAGTCTGTCCAACCTTGTCCTGAACCGGATCGCGGTTGATTACCAGGAGACGCTGATGGCTGCGGCCGGCGTCCAGGCCGAGGAAGCCAAACGGCGGACGATGGAAAAATATCGGGGCCAATACGTTTTGGTCGTTGAAGGCAGCCCCTGCCTCGGGCTGGACGGTGCCTATTGCACGATCGGAGGCCGGAGCAATCTGGACATCCTTCGGGAGGCGGCCGCCGGCGCGGCGGCGATCATCGCCACCGGGAACTGCGCCGCCTTCGGAGGCCTACCCGGGGCACGCCCCAACCCAACCGAGGCCCGCGGGGTGATGGACATCATCACAGACAAGCCGATCGTCAACATCCCCGGCTGTCCGGCCATCCCCGATGTCACGACCGGCGTCATCGCCCATTTCCTGGTCATGGGCGCCTTGCCCAAGACCGACGCCTTGAAGCGGCCGCTGGCGTTTTACGGCCATACCATCCACGACCACTGCCTCCGTCGCCCCTTCTACGAGGCGGGGGAATTTGCCGAGGATTTCGGCGGCCAGGGGGCCCGGGAAGGCTGGTGTCTTTATGAGCTCGGCTGTAAGGGTCCGACGACGTATAACGCCTGCTCTTCCCTCAAGTGGGAAAGGGGCTTGTCGTTCCCCGTCCAATCCGGCCACCCCTGCCTGGGATGCTCGGAACCGCATTTCTGGGACGGCGGGGGATTCTATCAAGGGCAGTCGGCTCCCCTGGCCAAGCCGGGCAGCGGCGCCACCGGTTTGGCGGCTGGAGCGGGCGTGGTGCTTGGAGCGGCTTTAGCCGGGGCCAATCGGGTCGGGAAGCGCGCCGCCGGGAAAAAGACGGCCGCTCCGCCGAAAGCGGACTAG
- a CDS encoding DsrE family protein: MSDDRVLIVMTSGPDTPRRCATPFFMATLAAAMEYDVTMFFTVDGTLLLKKGLADGVFPKAGGKSVGEFLREALEAGVKMMACSASTELHDLVPGDLIEGVKMLGGASLWQIAEDCKTVLSF; encoded by the coding sequence ATGAGCGACGACCGAGTCTTGATCGTCATGACCAGCGGCCCGGATACACCCCGCCGCTGCGCCACGCCCTTCTTCATGGCCACCCTGGCGGCGGCCATGGAATACGACGTCACCATGTTCTTCACCGTCGACGGCACCTTGCTCCTGAAAAAGGGGTTGGCCGACGGCGTCTTCCCTAAAGCCGGGGGCAAATCGGTCGGCGAGTTCTTGCGCGAGGCCCTGGAGGCCGGAGTGAAAATGATGGCCTGCTCGGCCTCGACCGAGCTTCACGACCTTGTGCCGGGCGACTTGATCGAGGGCGTCAAGATGCTGGGGGGGGCGTCCCTCTGGCAGATCGCCGAAGACTGCAAAACGGTTCTATCGTTCTAA
- a CDS encoding adenine phosphoribosyltransferase, giving the protein MNTAPLKKKIYEVKDYPKPGVGFKDITPLVADAKAYKEVIDALSAWARFKKPDLIVGIESRGYLFAAPVARDLKRGLAVIRKKGKLPRKTVCVQAPNEYAVEYFEMHEDAIQPGQRVLVIDDLIATGSSSIAAINLVKILKGVVVGFGAAIELQFLNGLKAIRQAHPDVAVFSLIKYKK; this is encoded by the coding sequence ATGAACACCGCACCGCTCAAGAAGAAGATCTACGAAGTGAAGGACTACCCGAAGCCCGGCGTCGGGTTCAAGGACATCACCCCGCTTGTGGCCGACGCTAAGGCTTATAAAGAAGTCATCGACGCCCTCTCGGCCTGGGCCCGCTTCAAGAAGCCCGACCTCATCGTCGGCATCGAGTCGCGCGGGTACCTCTTCGCCGCGCCGGTGGCCCGCGATCTCAAGCGCGGCCTGGCCGTCATCCGCAAGAAGGGCAAGCTGCCCCGCAAGACCGTCTGCGTCCAGGCGCCCAACGAATATGCCGTCGAGTATTTCGAGATGCACGAGGACGCCATCCAGCCCGGCCAACGGGTCCTGGTCATCGATGACCTCATCGCTACCGGGTCCTCCTCGATCGCGGCCATCAATCTGGTCAAGATCCTCAAGGGTGTGGTGGTCGGGTTCGGCGCCGCCATCGAACTTCAGTTCCTGAACGGGCTCAAAGCCATCCGCCAAGCCCATCCCGACGTCGCCGTCTTCAGCTTGATCAAGTACAAGAAGTGA
- a CDS encoding glycoside hydrolase family 3 protein, producing the protein MKHPINPHRILILLLAAFLAASCAPPAPKVGLSLESDGARWVERTMRTMTLEDKVAQMIGCRYSGEFLPADSDQLAFLKRLVAKHKIGSLAIFLGDAYETAALNNTLQALADVPLLMGSDLERGAGNQITGATLFPTIMGVGASDSEELAYGMGRTTALEGRALGLHMTYAPVVDVNINPDNPIINTRSVGENPAQVARIAVAFARGCQDNGMIATAKHFPGHGDTDQDSHILLPVIKGDRERLNKIELAPYRKLIEAGVGAIMVSHLMVPALDPTPGLPATLSPAILTGLLRGEMGFRGLIVTDAMEMGGVTNAYAPAEAALKAIQAGIDIVLLPLEPETVVESLKDAVRTGILPRERVNASVRRILEAKARLGLHRERFVDLAALPARLGTKPFLAQAAKTFEAAVTLVKNDGDILPLPATGKKIVVVSLSSDKGDYFAGRVFANAVKNHNPETQIFYADGDTGQESLDETAAKAAESDVVVFALFSSLSAWKGSVGLDPRHTALIKRIKESGKPVVAASFGSPYLLREFPAIDAYLCLYRNQLQMQAAAAKALFGETDVSGKLTVTIPGVAAAGTGVVLKKR; encoded by the coding sequence ATGAAACATCCGATAAATCCCCATCGAATCCTTATTCTCCTCTTGGCCGCTTTCCTGGCCGCCTCCTGCGCGCCGCCCGCGCCCAAGGTGGGTTTGAGCCTCGAATCCGATGGCGCCCGCTGGGTCGAGCGGACGATGCGGACGATGACACTCGAGGACAAAGTGGCCCAGATGATCGGCTGCCGATATTCGGGCGAATTCCTTCCGGCCGACAGCGATCAGCTCGCCTTCCTCAAGCGCCTGGTCGCCAAGCACAAGATCGGCAGCCTGGCCATCTTTCTCGGCGACGCCTATGAGACCGCCGCTCTCAACAATACCCTGCAGGCACTGGCCGACGTGCCCCTTCTCATGGGCTCGGACCTGGAACGTGGGGCCGGGAATCAAATCACGGGGGCGACCCTGTTCCCGACGATCATGGGTGTGGGTGCCTCCGATTCCGAGGAGCTGGCCTACGGCATGGGTCGGACGACCGCGCTGGAAGGGCGGGCGCTGGGCCTCCACATGACTTATGCGCCGGTCGTCGACGTCAACATCAATCCCGACAATCCCATCATCAATACCCGGTCTGTCGGCGAGAACCCCGCCCAGGTCGCCCGCATCGCGGTCGCCTTCGCCCGCGGCTGCCAGGACAACGGCATGATCGCCACGGCCAAGCATTTCCCCGGTCACGGCGATACCGACCAGGATTCGCACATCCTTCTCCCCGTCATCAAGGGCGATCGGGAGCGCTTGAATAAAATCGAGCTGGCGCCCTATCGCAAGCTGATCGAAGCCGGCGTGGGCGCCATCATGGTCTCCCACCTGATGGTCCCCGCTCTCGATCCGACGCCCGGCTTGCCGGCCACCCTCTCGCCCGCCATCCTGACGGGCCTTCTGCGCGGGGAGATGGGCTTTCGCGGCTTGATCGTGACCGACGCCATGGAGATGGGCGGCGTCACAAACGCCTACGCGCCGGCGGAAGCAGCACTCAAAGCGATCCAGGCCGGCATCGATATCGTGCTCCTGCCGCTCGAGCCCGAGACGGTGGTCGAGTCGCTGAAGGACGCCGTGCGCACGGGAATTCTACCCCGTGAACGGGTGAATGCGTCCGTGCGGCGCATCTTGGAGGCCAAGGCCCGACTGGGACTGCATCGCGAGCGGTTTGTCGATCTTGCGGCCCTGCCTGCCCGACTTGGAACCAAGCCCTTCCTGGCCCAAGCCGCTAAAACATTCGAAGCGGCCGTGACCTTGGTCAAGAACGATGGCGACATCCTGCCTCTGCCTGCGACGGGAAAGAAAATCGTCGTCGTTTCCCTGAGCAGCGATAAGGGCGATTATTTCGCGGGCCGTGTCTTTGCCAACGCAGTCAAGAACCACAACCCCGAAACCCAGATCTTCTACGCCGACGGCGATACCGGCCAGGAATCCCTGGATGAAACGGCGGCTAAGGCGGCTGAATCAGATGTCGTTGTCTTCGCCTTGTTCTCCAGCCTGAGCGCCTGGAAGGGGAGCGTCGGGCTCGATCCCCGTCACACAGCCCTGATCAAACGGATCAAGGAGAGCGGCAAACCCGTGGTCGCGGCTTCTTTCGGCAGCCCCTACCTATTGCGCGAATTTCCGGCCATCGACGCCTATCTTTGTCTCTACCGCAACCAGCTCCAGATGCAGGCGGCGGCGGCCAAGGCCCTCTTTGGCGAGACCGACGTGAGCGGGAAGCTCACGGTGACCATCCCTGGTGTCGCTGCTGCCGGGACCGGCGTCGTGCTGAAGAAACGCTAG
- a CDS encoding sulfurtransferase TusA family protein — MIDVVAHQTADFSGLACPMPIIKTKKAIDGMAVGEVLKMISTDPGSVSDIQAWAAKTGQELIGHEETGGKYVFYIRKVK; from the coding sequence ATGATCGATGTCGTCGCTCATCAAACGGCCGATTTCAGCGGCCTGGCCTGTCCGATGCCCATCATCAAGACCAAGAAAGCCATTGACGGCATGGCCGTCGGCGAAGTCCTGAAGATGATCTCGACCGATCCGGGGTCCGTCAGCGACATCCAAGCCTGGGCCGCCAAAACCGGGCAGGAATTGATCGGCCACGAGGAAACCGGCGGCAAATATGTTTTTTACATCCGCAAAGTAAAATAA
- a CDS encoding NCS2 family permease, translating to MGARLDRFFKLTENGTNVRTEILGGATTFMTMSYIIFVQPAILSSTGMDRGAVLTATCLASAVATLLMGLLANYPIAQAPAMGHNVFFAVVVCGIMGYSWQAALGAIFIAGLAQIILSIAGFYDKLVAAVPESLKHAIAVGIGLLIALIGLEYGGVVASSPGTYIGLGNLTAKPVLLALAGTALSAVLMARRVKGAILLGMLGTSAAGVVLGVIKYQGVLAAPPSLAPTFLKLDIPGALHMGIFSVLFVFFFLDMFDCVGTLIGVSQPAGFMKAGQLPRVGKAILADAIGTVEGTLLGTSTVSSYIESTTGIAAGARTGLANVVTAGLFLAALFFSPLAEMIAGEVKLGDVVLRPAIAPALILVGYLMMRSVRYIDWDDLTEAVPAFLAIVLTPLTQSIAEGIAFGFISYSLLKLTTGKGRSVHPLVYIFSVLFIARYFF from the coding sequence ATGGGCGCGAGGCTCGACCGGTTTTTCAAGCTGACTGAGAACGGCACCAACGTCCGGACCGAGATCCTGGGTGGGGCGACCACGTTCATGACCATGTCCTACATCATCTTCGTCCAACCGGCCATTCTCTCATCGACCGGCATGGATCGGGGTGCGGTGTTGACGGCCACCTGCCTGGCCTCGGCCGTCGCCACGCTGCTCATGGGCCTGCTGGCGAACTATCCGATCGCCCAGGCCCCGGCCATGGGCCACAACGTTTTTTTCGCCGTCGTCGTCTGCGGGATCATGGGCTATTCCTGGCAAGCGGCGCTGGGCGCCATATTCATCGCCGGCCTGGCCCAGATCATCCTGTCGATCGCCGGATTCTATGACAAGCTCGTGGCCGCCGTGCCCGAAAGCCTCAAGCATGCCATCGCCGTCGGGATCGGCCTGCTCATCGCCTTGATCGGACTCGAATACGGCGGCGTCGTCGCCTCCAGCCCGGGCACTTACATCGGTCTCGGCAACCTGACCGCCAAGCCCGTCCTGCTGGCGCTGGCCGGGACGGCGCTAAGCGCCGTGCTGATGGCTAGGCGAGTTAAAGGGGCCATCCTGCTCGGCATGCTGGGCACTTCCGCCGCCGGTGTGGTCCTGGGTGTCATCAAGTACCAGGGCGTCCTGGCCGCTCCTCCCAGCCTGGCCCCGACTTTCCTCAAGCTGGATATCCCCGGCGCCTTGCACATGGGGATCTTCTCGGTCCTTTTTGTCTTTTTTTTCCTGGACATGTTCGACTGTGTCGGCACGCTCATTGGGGTCAGCCAGCCGGCCGGCTTCATGAAGGCCGGCCAGCTGCCGCGGGTGGGTAAGGCCATCCTGGCGGATGCGATCGGTACGGTCGAGGGCACGCTCCTCGGCACCTCCACCGTCTCGAGCTACATCGAAAGCACGACCGGGATCGCGGCCGGCGCCCGCACCGGCTTGGCCAACGTGGTCACGGCCGGGCTTTTCCTGGCGGCGCTCTTCTTCAGCCCCTTGGCCGAGATGATCGCCGGCGAGGTCAAGCTAGGCGATGTCGTCCTGCGCCCGGCCATCGCCCCGGCCCTCATCCTGGTCGGCTACCTGATGATGCGCTCGGTCCGATACATCGACTGGGACGATCTGACGGAGGCCGTTCCCGCCTTTCTGGCCATCGTCCTTACGCCGTTGACCCAGAGCATCGCTGAGGGCATCGCCTTCGGCTTTATCTCCTACTCGCTGCTGAAGCTGACTACGGGCAAGGGCCGGTCTGTTCATCCTCTCGTCTATATCTTTTCCGTGCTGTTTATCGCGCGCTACTTTTTCTGA
- a CDS encoding glycine cleavage system protein H, with the protein MANLRGCNLPEDLYYYVEKHIWAKPMDGGIVRIGMNAVAGKLSGGKLNAVTVKSKAIGGEIAKGKSVATVESSKYVGPVPAPVSGILVRANVQLAADPNLVIRDPYGEGWIAEIQASQWEAEKAGLLTGSAGLAAYLAKLEADNISCG; encoded by the coding sequence ATGGCCAACTTGCGCGGATGCAATCTTCCCGAGGACCTCTATTACTACGTCGAGAAGCACATTTGGGCCAAGCCGATGGACGGCGGCATCGTGCGGATCGGCATGAATGCCGTGGCCGGAAAGCTTTCCGGCGGCAAGCTGAATGCCGTGACCGTCAAGTCCAAGGCCATCGGCGGAGAGATCGCCAAGGGCAAGAGCGTGGCCACGGTCGAAAGCTCCAAGTATGTCGGCCCCGTCCCGGCCCCGGTGTCCGGAATTCTGGTCCGGGCCAACGTTCAGTTGGCGGCCGATCCGAACCTGGTCATCCGCGACCCCTACGGCGAAGGCTGGATCGCCGAGATTCAAGCCAGCCAGTGGGAGGCCGAAAAGGCCGGCCTGTTGACGGGGTCGGCGGGCCTGGCCGCCTACCTGGCCAAGCTGGAAGCCGACAACATTTCCTGCGGCTGA
- a CDS encoding DsrE/DsrF/DrsH-like family protein: MPEETSRRLAIIALHGTMDLAYPPFILATAAAALDMEVAIFFTFYGLEILKKGKVDKLKVASIANPAMPVPMPNIIGMLPGMTSMATMMMNKWMKKAHVAKLSELLATAKEMNVRLIACQMTMDVMGIKKEDLIDGLEYGGAATFLEFASHNAVTLTF; encoded by the coding sequence ATGCCTGAAGAAACAAGCCGACGACTAGCCATCATCGCCCTGCACGGGACGATGGATCTTGCTTATCCGCCCTTCATCCTGGCCACGGCGGCGGCGGCCCTGGATATGGAAGTGGCTATCTTTTTCACATTCTATGGCTTGGAGATCCTTAAAAAAGGAAAGGTCGATAAGCTCAAGGTGGCTTCGATCGCCAATCCGGCCATGCCGGTGCCCATGCCCAACATCATCGGCATGCTGCCCGGGATGACCTCCATGGCCACGATGATGATGAACAAGTGGATGAAGAAAGCCCACGTCGCCAAGCTGAGCGAGCTTCTGGCCACGGCCAAGGAGATGAACGTCCGCCTGATCGCCTGCCAGATGACGATGGACGTCATGGGCATCAAGAAGGAAGACCTCATCGATGGTCTGGAGTACGGCGGGGCGGCGACCTTTCTGGAGTTCGCCAGTCACAACGCCGTCACCCTGACGTTCTGA
- a CDS encoding HyaD/HybD family hydrogenase maturation endopeptidase: MSGPDRAIVLGLGNLLNRDEGLGVQCLEPLRNRLGSVAGIEILDGGVLGLDLLPLVECARALLILDAVDARKPPGTLIELTGADIPLFGRAKLSWHQVTFQEVLQLAAMRNRLPERLHLVGVQPADLSIGLELSPEVAAAMPALIEHAAAVLAGWGFYG; the protein is encoded by the coding sequence ATGAGCGGGCCCGATCGTGCCATTGTCCTTGGATTAGGCAATTTATTAAACCGGGACGAGGGCCTGGGCGTTCAATGCCTCGAGCCCTTACGGAATCGGCTCGGCTCCGTCGCCGGGATCGAGATCCTGGACGGCGGGGTTTTGGGCCTGGACCTGCTGCCGCTCGTCGAATGCGCCCGTGCGCTTCTCATCCTGGACGCTGTTGACGCCCGCAAACCGCCCGGAACCCTGATCGAGCTGACCGGGGCCGATATCCCCCTTTTCGGCCGGGCCAAGCTGTCTTGGCACCAGGTGACATTCCAAGAAGTGCTGCAATTAGCGGCCATGCGAAACCGGTTGCCCGAGCGTCTGCACCTCGTCGGAGTTCAGCCGGCGGACCTATCCATCGGCCTGGAGTTGAGCCCCGAAGTCGCGGCGGCCATGCCGGCGCTCATCGAGCACGCGGCCGCCGTCTTGGCCGGGTGGGGATTTTATGGCTGA